The region GAtattaaaaaacattgaaattaagatagtccgaaacatgtatgtgcatgctCTACTTATAAAATAGAGTAACTCACCGATATTATTAGCAGCCATCCTAACAATGACGATTGGATAATGCGACGTGGTAGCTCCTGTCGAATCTTTGTTGTAAATAGGCATTTTTctggcattttttaaaaatctaaccgGACTGAGGAGCGTTTCTGCTATAAGGTTATAAAGTTCTGGGTTGTCTTCTGAGCTGTCACCTACTGTGTCAAAAACCTTAAACCTTTTTTAAAATCTCTTAGCGTAGCTCTATTCTATATCTTTACATGTTGTAGAGGAGTAGGTCCCCCCCATTCCCAGCGTGACATTTCTGATAATATTATAATACGATATGTTACACCACTACTATTTATTAATTGATGCATCAAATTACATGAGGCTGAGAAAAACGCATCCTCTCCCGCTCAAACTTGCTGCTCATTTACACATTAGAGCGTATGCTCTTATGATCAAACGATCCTTTCAGCCTTCTCCTTAACGCTGCGTGGTGCGATCATTATCTGTATCATAAACACACTAGGCCGCATCCCACTCAAAACATCACCAGGACTCCGCAGGTATGTATGTGCGTAGGTGCATGCGCGCGAtcgtacgtgtgtgtgtgtgtgtgtgtgtgtgtgtgtgtgtggggggtggTTGGGGGGCGTGGGTATCGATAGATAACTGATTTTATTAACCCCGATCTCCCCAGCTAGCATGTATAATCGGCCCGAGCTCGGCTGCCCTGCGGCACCTGCGGCTAAGACTCGGCATCGGCGTGTGTTAAACGGACCGATTGTGCCCCGCAGCTCGCTCTGGCACATGCATTTTTGTTACGGCTGTAAGCACTGGGCCGATTCATGTTCACCGTGACTGGTAACCCAGCTCTGGCTGTATGATCTGGACCACTTCTGGAAATGACTGGCTTATGTTAAATCAAGGATGGTTTTAATGGAGGCCATTCAATGTAGGTGACTTTCTTTAACACAAATGtagatttttaactccaaccgttttAGTCTGTCCGTAACAAAATCTCagacagtaaaaaacaaaacatgcacagacaattccaaattaaaccctgctgcttgttgatgtcctaagacacgaaacgatcggtttatGCGAGAAACAGAactgtatttatattatttataccTCTAATACAGCGCTTCTTCTTTTGAGTTTTAATGGTGGGTTGCGAAGCAACTTCATAGTTGCATACTGCCATCTACTGTATCGGGTGCACGGCTTGAGGGCTATACTCGGCTCAGACCCCTTTGCCAGTATGAAGCCGATTTCAACGGTTACTGCAGAAAGCGTCAGCACGTACGCTCAGCTCATCACTGGAGGGGCGTGTGCACAACGGGTGAGATAAAACTCAACGCCTGACTGAATCATCCCTTTTCGATCCTACGCCATACGTTGAACTTGAGGTAAGTCTTGTGTTCAGTTTCCTTAAAAAGCATCAACATTCACGCTGAGCATAGTTTCAATCGAGTTCCCGTCACATCCTATATTAACTCTACATATTTCGAACTGTTGCTGATTACATGTTGATTATTGATCCGTTAAAACTTTGTTCATGTTTCTTTGACATGTTCATGTACTTTTTTTCcagatgaaacaaaaataaagaattcatGAGTAATTCTGAGTAAAGTAGTGCAAATTTTGGGTAATATGAAAGTGGCTCCAACTTTTATGGCGCGAACGAAGCTAGCATTGACTAGTTGGGCTGTTAGCTTATTTTCGTTGCAGCTTGGCAAAGCATTAGCCAGGCTAGACGCAATTTTTATTGAATGCAATTTACGTTAATAATATTTACAAGCATAGTGTTCTGTGGAAGAAAATTAAGTGGAACAAAATGTTAGCTGGTAGTGCTGTGACAAATCGCAGTTGATCCGACCCATGGTTCGGCTCGCATGTGATTCGCGGATTAATACGCAAATTTAAATGGGGAAAGTTCATAATTTGCACGTGTTTCAAAGGCTTGCAAATGCTaacattcaagtgattttaaacaatttaatcgCAAAAAGGCTCTAAAATGAGCAGCTTTCTGTacacatataaacatatatgcCATTGAATGTGTCCGGTCCAGCTCCAGTCAGATGTGTAAACTTTAGAGAAGGTTGCGCTTATGTGTCTCATACTGTAGTCCATTAACATACATTTGGCGAATAGAGCAATGAAAAACAACGTATGTGGAGCGACAGTTTGTAATTCGCTCTCCGtctgtgtgcgcgcgcgtgCGTTTAAGTGCACTCAAAAGTGCACACACGCAGAGACGTCTTTCAAAAAAGCAAgcgaaaaaaatatttttgttcttgACAGGACACATATAAACAAAACGATCTCCACAGTATTCTTTttctaataaaaacatttgtttatgtCTTAAGTGTAAGTATAGAGTCAGAAACCAATCTGTGCTTATTTGGGGCCTGTTGCACAAAAGTAGAATTAAGACATCCGGGATAAATGACTCAGCTGAGCTCAATAAAGCCAAAACATGTGCGTCCAGGCTTAATTGGTTGCACAAAGACCAAGCCAGGATGAGCAGACACGGATTCATTAAGCCAGGTGAAACCAATCCTGGATAGGTGCGCGCTCACGGCTCACTCAAATAGACCCCGCCACAGATCACAGATTAACTGATTTACCATGGCAACTAGAGCCGCGTACTTTTCCCCGTCGGAAGCACAAATCCTCATGGAGGCATACGAGGAGGTAAAAGATATAATTAAGAAGAAAGGCAACACCGCCACAGTGATAAAGCAAAGAGAAAAAGCGTGGCAAAGTATTGCAGACCGCCTGAATGCGTAAGCAGTGCCGGCCCGAGCCTCTTGGGGGCCCTAAGCAGCATTTGATTTGGGGCCCCCTCCCACCACGTGAAGTCACCTGTGGTTGAAGATTATTGACACAAATGTCACACTAtaatgttacattataaatgaataCAGTGAGGTTatgtattaatacaaaataaataataaaaaaatcaatacttAAAATACTTTATTCTTAAACTTCTGTATACAAACTGtcacaaaacatgaaataaataattagcaaatgcaaatgtgcattaaatgtgcaatcttttaaataaaaccaaaatagaCAAACATctatgcaggaagtaatgcaggactaatgagtagatctacattaacacttcagctactactattaactactatAGAATCAAgtttaactaatcagtaagtaatatcaaattttgaagatagttccttattaactaatcagtaattACCTAATGATATTACCATcattaataactattaactaatggaCAAATTGTAAAGAACATAAGCATGTGTCTGAGATGTAATCAGTCATAATTCTTACTTTGAATATaatcataaaatgcatcattaattactcaagtgttagcTAGTCACTATACAGGAACTACTACTGATCAcgaaccattattttaaagtgaaaaacatgtttttcactttaaaataatggtcctgatcactagtagttcctgcatagtgactaggtaacacttgagtaattaatgatgcattttatgaccacactgagagtaaaaaaagacaattgctCACATCTCAAACactttaatgttgtgattagtaattaattagtaaTTCTTTATAATTTCTCATAGTTACCTATTAGTTATTATTGATGCCAATGTCATTCTCtaattattgattagctaataaggaactatctttgtcctaaatttgatattacttactgattagttaagcttgtttctatattagttaatagtagtagctCAAGTGTTAATGTAGATCTACTCattagtcctgcattacttcctgcatagttacttattaatgacggaccattattctaaagtgttaccgaggATAGCACTGCTACATCACTCGCCaccatattaataaataaataataaagaaataatgcATCCCTTTCAACTTAAACTGATATCTATAATCAATACGTGAAATACACCtagataaatgtatattaataatgcgATTTAACGTTAGCTCTGGTGATGGCTTATATAAGATCATGAGTCATGACTAGCTGCTACCTCAAGTGACATGAGCACAATTTGTGCTGCTGCACAAAACATTCTGTAAATAATTATGCAAACATACCTTTATCTTGCTCTTTTTTCTCCTCCTCtgtctttttcttctttcttttttcggCACCAGAGGGATACATCCTTTTTTGTGACATGGCTTatcatttataacatttattacaGTGACGTGCACTTGCGCGCCGGCGCGAATTGTCAATGCACGCGAGGTGTCTATGCGCAATTGCGCATGACTCAAATTGCTAGCAGACACAGCAGCAGTTGTCGGCACATCAGAATTTTCTTGTCtcgaattatttatttattcattcgtattcattcattcattcatttatatcaCTTGTTTaagttatttaataaaaaaaaaaaaaaaaaaaaaacacgattGGGGGGCCCCCTATTGGCCAGGGGGCCCCAAGCAGCCGCTTAGTTCGCTTATGCCTCGGGCCGGCCCTGTGCGTAAGTAGTGCACAATTACACACTCACCGCTCCGCTGAAACATCACAATTacaaatcaaatatttaattcaCATCTCCAAAAACGCAGTTGTACTGTAATTATGAAACGGTTaaattttttattgaaatgcACTGCATATATGAGTGAAATTGTGTAACGTAACTCCATCACACTGTATAAAGCtatgatatattattattaaagccttacattattattttacgTTACTACGCTCAGTACGGTTTAATCTTAGCCGTTGTACTCTGCTTATTATGTTGTCCACcggtttttttttgtgtttccccTGCTTTTATTAATGTAAAGCAGCTTTGACAGAATGAAacaattgtgaaaagtgctatataaataaaattttcttgaATACATAGATGagctataataataatcactttaatttatatagcgcctttcaaAGGACCCAAGGTTGGTTGCTCACTGCACTGCAAAAATGTCTTTCttacttagtatttttgtcttgttttcagtcaaaaaaaatatctaaaaaaaatcttaaatattttctaGAGCAAAATAACCTAGGAAAATAAGCAAAAAACTCTGCCAGTGAAACAAGAGAACTTTTCTAAAAGTAAGTGTTTATGGAAAAAGTAAACTTATTTCAAGAGaatttttcttattatattgacagatatttaaattttttgcttgttttaagcacacATTTACTTGAAGTTTATATTTTTGGTCTAAACCTATACTTATTTTGCTAGGTCAtttagaaaatcaagaaaatacatctttagtgtttttttatttttttttatatttttactgaaaacaatacaaaaataccAAGTAATTTTTGTCAGTGTGACTCCATTAAATGTTCTTGTGAtaaagaatgtgtgtgtgtgtgtgtgtgtgtgtgtgtgtgtgtgtgtgcgtgtgatgTAGATTAAACATGAACGGGCCAAAACGGACATGGCAGCAGGTCAAAATCAAATACAAGAACATTCTGCAGAATGGTATGGTCCCTGACTAATATTTAACAAAGCACAAGCATATATTGTACCCAGAAGGTGCCTGCTCACACATTGTCTGTACTGTTTTAGCAGTGAAAAAGAATACCCACAGACAAGGCACGGGTGGTGGGTCACCAAAGGCTGACCTTACCCCAGCAGAGGACATGGCCTTGGAGCTAAATAAAGGCAGGCCCGTCTTAGAGGGGATCCCTGGGGGGAAAGAGACGAGCATAGGTTCCTCCCAAGATGCCACCCGCTTCATTCAAGGTATGTCCTTCCATCTCTACATGGAATACAACCACATTCATATTGAATCAATTTGGACTGTCTGACTTTGGTTTACCTATTGCCTTGCAGTGTCTGGCAGCACTGTGTTCCTGTTAGAGCCACCAGCACAAGCACCAGACGATGCTGATCCAGTGAGTACTCCAAAGGCATACTGTAGGCCTGGCATGTCTTGTCTACTAGCTTCAATATGAATCCGATTAAATGTGATAGGGTGAAAGCCCCAGTGCAGCAGCAACAGCACATGATGGAGACGATGATGAGGAGGAGACCATCTCTGTGGATTCCAGAAGGCATGAGGTATCATGTTAAGACTGTGAAAGTACTATTTACTCTACAATGGTGAGGAGTcctcatcaaaatcaaaaaatctAATTTCTTTTACAGGACCCAGATGCTATACAGTGGGAAAACCAGCCTGGCAACATAGTGCGTATTAATAAAAGGACACCACATCCTGCCAAATTCCAGCTGCGCTAATTGTATTGTGTTCACAGAGCTCACAAGCTATCAGAAAGTTGTATGGCAACCACCTCCGGCGCCAAATAGAACTGGCAGACATAGACATTCAGTACAAGAAGAAAAAGATAGAAAATCTTGCACTGGAGTCCGAAATAAAAAAGAGGACAATTAGGAAACTGGACcttgaaataaaaaaacttgAGAGGGAGGTGAGATATGCCTTCAATGTACACTGTATGCTAACTGTAACACAAATgtattaatcattatttttctttcctCCCCCAGCTCCAAGAAGATGACACAgctcaaaataaaaatgaggtATATTCTCGTAAAGTCAAGTGAGCCATGACATATGAGCTCTTATTGTGAGCACACAGGACGGTGGCATCTTTCTaaggtatttttttattttcacagcaATCAGTACAACCAAGTCATCGTTATAAGGCACCGGCCTCTTTTGCCCACCCCCCCAGCACCAGGTGTGGCCACTAGCCTATATGAAGGCCCAAAATTGTGTGTTCCTTTCTGCTCTGACAATGGCATGCCCATTCTTGCGAGATGTGGTGGATGAAGAAGCACTTGTGCTGAGGAGAGCCTTCAGGCGAGAAAGGGTCTTCAGGGACCGGTTGGACCCACTGGCCTTCCCTGATGACCATCTATATGAAAGATACAGGTTTTCTGCAGATGGCATCAGGTATCTATGCAGACTACTGGGTCCCAGGATTAAGCACCGCACTGCACGGAGCCATGCACTGAGTGTGGAGCAAATGGTTTGTGTGGCCTTGCGCTTTTTTGCTAGTGGAGCCTTCCTGTACTCAGTGGGGGATGCAGAACAGCTGAACAAGGCCACAATTTGCCGCACAATAAGGAGTGTGTGTCTGGCTATCAAAGCATTAGCAGATGTCTTCATCTCCTTCCCTGGCCACAGAAGACTCTGTGACATGAAAGAGGAGTTCTATAGGATTGCAGGTAAGAGGATCTACAAATTACAGGACAACTGTTAACACATAGTAGGATACTCATTACTTTGTGTGACAGGTTTCCCCAATGTCATTGGTGCAGTGGACTGCACACACATAAGGATAAAAGCCCCCTCAGGTGCCCATGAGGCCGATTTTGTGAATAGGAAATCCTTTCACAGCATTAATGTTCAGGTGAACATAACTTTTTGATATTGTCCATTGACGAACACTCTGCATTGCCAATGATGTGCATTGATTGGTGTAATATTCCTCATCTTATGATTTCAGATGGTCTGCAATGCTGACTGTGTGATCAGCAATGTTGTGGCAAAATGGCCTGGCTCAGTCCATGACTCCAGAATCTTTCGGGCCTCTGAAATCTATCAGTGCCTATCACAAGGTAAGCCACACAACCCCTATTTATAACCATCATGGCTGTGTCAAGAATATCACTGTGTTTATGAGGTAGTAATGATGAGATTTTGTGTTGACAGGTGAATTCTCTGGTGTGTTGCTGGGAGACAGGGGGTATGGCTGCCAGCCTTTTCTCCTGACACCTTTCACAGACCCCCAGGAAGCACAGCAGGCCTACAACCATGCCCATGCCAGGACCAGGGCCAGAGTTGAAATGACCTTTGGCCTCCTGAAGGCACGCTTTCACTGCCTTCACAAATTAAGGGTCAACCCTGTTAGGGCATGTGATATTACTGTGGCTTGTGCTGTCCTCCACAATGTGGCCTGCCTGAGGAAGGAGAGGGCCCCCAGAGTGCCACCAGCCATGGACTGGGACAATCCGGCAATCTTCCCTGATGACGACAGTGGTCGGCTGCTGAGGGACCAATATGTGTTGAATTATTTTAGTTAGTATGTGTGCTTTCAATTTAGGTAAAAAATGTCCTGCTGTGGCAGAGGAAATAGGGTTTTTTTGGGTTGGTTTTTTTACGAATTTGGCCTCTTATGATGTTTGTGCGGTATACTGTGTGTAATACAAGGCTGCAGGGAGGCTACTGCATCCATTCATTTGTCTGTTCAGTTGATGTGTATGGATTTGTCCTGCATTTATTTTAGTGTGCAGACATGCAGGGTGTGTTATATACAGACCTTTGAAAGGTCTGTATATATCATTTTGTATAATATGCTTTGATTCTGTGCTTTCCATCTTGTAGAGTCACTGTGACTTCAGTTTCGAAAGGAGCTGATAGTTTACCTGCTTTGTTTTGTCCTTATTCAATAAAGGAACATAATGTTAcacattgtgtttttatattcatATGGAATGTGTATTTGTTTATATGACAGAGTACTAGGGCCCCACTGAGGAAAAAGGATAAAGTCATAAATTTATGAGGCTGGTTCTTTCTGCAGAAAAGCAACATATTCTTTTTACAGTTTTGATAGTTATGACAATGTGATACTTCATATTCTGGCACATCAGCATGTCtttgtttatgaaaccatacTGAAGTACAATTTCACGAAATGCCCCACATCTGTCATTTTAACAACTGTCCTCCTTTAAAACAACTGGTTACAATATTAtgacttgtctttttttttccctctgtgGCCCTAATATTCtatcattttactgtttttaaatttaaaataggGGATGTGGTTAGAGTGTCTAAAGTCAGAAATGTATTTTCTAAAGGTTATGAGCAGAATTATACGgaagaatatttcacaatagcAGCGTGTATACCTCGACAACCTCCCGTATACAAAATACAAGATTACGATGGTGAAATAATCGAAGGAACGTTTTATGAGCAAGAACTACAGAAAATTATTGTAAATGccgataaatcatttaaaatagaaaaaattcTAGACAAGAAACGCCGCGGAAAGTCTATGATTGTACTTGTAAAATGGTGGGGGTGGCCTTCAAAATTTAACAGCTGGGTGCCTGAAAAACAGGTGGTGGACTTACAGAGACCCTTAAAGACTTAGATAACGTATGGCTCGTATCATTTATGCTACAGTATCATCATGGAAGAGGAGGGGTTTTACATTACGCTACCTTGCAACGC is a window of Megalobrama amblycephala isolate DHTTF-2021 linkage group LG6, ASM1881202v1, whole genome shotgun sequence DNA encoding:
- the LOC125269557 gene encoding uncharacterized protein LOC125269557, with product MATRAAYFSPSEAQILMEAYEEVKDIIKKKGNTATVIKQREKAWQSIADRLNALNMNGPKRTWQQVKIKYKNILQNAVKKNTHRQGTGGGSPKADLTPAEDMALELNKGRPVLEGIPGGKETSIGSSQDATRFIQVSGSTVFLLEPPAQAPDDADPGESPSAAATAHDGDDDEEETISVDSRRHEDPDAIQWENQPGNISSQAIRKLYGNHLRRQIELADIDIQYKKKKIENLALESEIKKRTIRKLDLEIKKLERELQEDDTAQNKNEVYSRKVK
- the LOC125269556 gene encoding putative nuclease HARBI1, whose product is MKAQNCVFLSALTMACPFLRDVVDEEALVLRRAFRRERVFRDRLDPLAFPDDHLYERYRFSADGIRYLCRLLGPRIKHRTARSHALSVEQMVCVALRFFASGAFLYSVGDAEQLNKATICRTIRSVCLAIKALADVFISFPGHRRLCDMKEEFYRIAGFPNVIGAVDCTHIRIKAPSGAHEADFVNRKSFHSINVQMVCNADCVISNVVAKWPGSVHDSRIFRASEIYQCLSQGEFSGVLLGDRGYGCQPFLLTPFTDPQEAQQAYNHAHARTRARVEMTFGLLKARFHCLHKLRVNPVRACDITVACAVLHNVACLRKERAPRVPPAMDWDNPAIFPDDDSGRLLRDQYVLNYFS